From Cheilinus undulatus linkage group 17, ASM1832078v1, whole genome shotgun sequence, one genomic window encodes:
- the LOC121524938 gene encoding ubiquitin-conjugating enzyme E2 G1-like, whose product MTEQSSLLLRKQLAELNKNPVEGFSAGLVDDDDIYQWEVVVIGPQDTLFEGGFFKAALTFPRDYPLRPPKMKFITEIWHPNVAKNGDVCISILHEPGEDKYGYEKPEERWLPIHTVETIMISVISMLADPNGDSPANVDAAKEWREDPNGVFKKKVARCVRRSQEMAFD is encoded by the exons agctGAACAAGAACCCAGTGGAAGGCTTTTCTGCGGGTCTTGTAGACGATGATGACATCTATCAGTGGGAGGTGGTCGTTATTGGGCCACAGGACACATTATT TGAAGGAGGTTTCTTCAAAGCAGCTCTCACCTTCCCACGTGACTATCCTCTGAGGCCACCTAAGATGAAGTTCATCACAGAGATATGGCATCCAAACG tggcaaaaaatggtgacgTCTGCATCTCCATCCTGCACGAACCTGGAGAGGACAAGTATGGCTACGAGAAGCCTGAGGAGCGCTGGCTGCCAATCCACACAGTGGAGACCATCATGATCAGTGTCATCTCCATGCTTGCAGACCCAAACGGAGACTCTCCTGCAAATGTGGATGCAGCT AAAGAGTGGCGGGAAGATCCTAATGGGGTGTTTAAGAAGAAGGTTGCACGCTGTGTGAGAAGGAGTCAAGAGATGGCATTTGATTAA